One Candidatus Binatia bacterium DNA segment encodes these proteins:
- the dapA gene encoding 4-hydroxy-tetrahydrodipicolinate synthase, whose protein sequence is MSQTKCPFTGSMVAVVTPFRDGKVDFTALDVLVERQIVAGQKAIVPCGSTGESATLTHDEHAQVIEAVVAKADGRVSVIAGTGSNATAEAIDLTRAAESAGADGALLISPYYNKPTQDGIYEHYRAVAEAVQIPLITYNIPGRTGSTIETSTLLRLSDIDNIVAVKEATGSLDRVMDVVAACGDKLAVLSGDDPLTLPMISLGAVGLISTTANVAPREIAELTELALDGRTAEASALHYRLLPLMRALFLETNPIPVKAAVAMLGLCEDELRLPLLTMSAEPRAILLSAMERAGVASAGATP, encoded by the coding sequence ATGAGTCAAACGAAATGTCCATTTACTGGATCCATGGTCGCGGTTGTCACGCCCTTTCGGGACGGCAAAGTCGATTTCACCGCACTGGATGTGCTGGTCGAGCGTCAGATTGTCGCCGGACAGAAGGCTATCGTACCCTGTGGGTCCACGGGGGAGTCCGCCACGCTGACCCATGACGAGCATGCTCAGGTCATCGAGGCCGTCGTCGCCAAGGCCGACGGGCGTGTTTCTGTCATCGCCGGAACCGGCTCCAACGCAACCGCGGAAGCGATCGATTTGACGCGGGCTGCCGAGTCGGCCGGCGCCGACGGTGCCCTGCTCATTTCACCCTATTACAACAAGCCGACGCAGGACGGGATCTACGAGCATTACCGCGCCGTCGCCGAGGCCGTCCAGATTCCTCTGATTACCTATAATATCCCGGGCCGAACCGGGTCCACGATTGAAACCAGCACGCTGCTGCGTTTGTCCGACATCGATAATATCGTAGCGGTCAAGGAAGCTACAGGATCGTTGGACCGGGTCATGGACGTCGTGGCCGCCTGCGGTGACAAACTAGCCGTGCTCTCAGGCGATGATCCGCTGACCTTGCCGATGATTTCTCTGGGCGCTGTCGGCCTGATCTCGACCACGGCAAACGTTGCACCGCGCGAGATCGCAGAACTCACCGAACTCGCCCTTGATGGCCGCACAGCAGAGGCAAGCGCGCTTCATTATCGGCTGCTCCCTCTGATGCGAGCCCTGTTCCTCGAAACCAATCCGATTCCGGTAAAGGCTGCGGTCGCGATGTTGGGGCTATGCGAGGATGAGCTGCGACTGCCGCTGCTGACCATGTCCGCCGAGCCCCGAGCGATCCTGCTATCCGCGATGGAAAGAGCCGGTGTGGCCAGCGCCGGAGCGACACCTTGA
- the dapF gene encoding diaminopimelate epimerase: MELNFTKMHGIGNDYVYVNAFETRLADPAAVARAVAPRHTGIGSDGLILIAPSETADLRMEMYNADGSRGEMCGNGIRCVGKFGYDHGLVNSRQLTVETDAGIKNLTLSGPRADEIDMVTVDMGEPSLRPADLPMDAAGPLVAAPLEVQGHEYEVTCVSMGNPHCILFVPSTASAPVHELGPVLESHPMFPNRINVEFVEVVGDEPTGNLRFRVWERGSGETHACGTGACAAAVAAVLTEKSRREVRIELLGGSLDIHWRAEDNHVLMTGGATEVYSGKIIL, encoded by the coding sequence ATGGAACTCAATTTCACGAAAATGCACGGGATCGGCAACGACTACGTCTACGTCAACGCCTTCGAGACCCGGCTCGCTGATCCCGCAGCGGTCGCGCGTGCCGTGGCTCCGCGACATACAGGGATTGGCTCGGACGGATTGATTTTGATCGCGCCCTCCGAGACCGCCGATTTACGAATGGAAATGTACAACGCCGACGGCAGCCGCGGCGAGATGTGCGGAAACGGGATCCGCTGCGTCGGCAAGTTCGGCTACGACCACGGCTTGGTGAACAGCCGCCAACTGACGGTCGAGACCGACGCAGGCATCAAAAACCTGACTCTCTCAGGTCCTCGAGCTGACGAAATCGACATGGTCACTGTCGATATGGGCGAGCCTTCGCTTCGCCCGGCAGACCTCCCCATGGACGCCGCCGGCCCGCTTGTCGCAGCTCCGCTCGAGGTCCAGGGTCACGAATACGAGGTCACCTGCGTGTCGATGGGGAATCCCCATTGCATTCTTTTTGTACCCTCAACCGCAAGCGCACCGGTTCACGAACTCGGGCCTGTGCTGGAGTCACATCCGATGTTTCCCAACCGGATCAACGTCGAGTTTGTCGAAGTCGTCGGTGACGAACCGACTGGCAATCTTCGTTTCAGAGTTTGGGAACGAGGCTCGGGTGAAACCCATGCTTGTGGTACCGGCGCTTGCGCCGCTGCCGTCGCAGCCGTGTTGACCGAAAAATCTCGCCGGGAAGTTCGCATCGAACTGCTTGGCGGCTCACTCGACATCCATTGGCGCGCCGAGGACAATCACGTCCTGATGACGGGTGGCGCGACCGAGGTTTACTCCGGAAAGATAATCTTATGA
- a CDS encoding diaminopimelate decarboxylase translates to MGDNRFTEMDLLERITEQVGTPFFLYDAEILRDRIRRIVDLTASEGLQARYAMKALSVAPVLQEMQKAGLWIDAVSGNEVLRAKASGYPMGAQPPEVLLTADAFRDNALEVLHAEGVLPNLGSPGQLHELIQGGYKGSAGIRVNPGFGHGHVQSCDTGGPSSKHGVWPDELAGLARAAEGTDVSLVLLHAHVGSGPQIEELEGNLEKLSGFFAEMLGLFPDLEAVNLGGGFPHDYRNEGSIADLSGLGRILRAARERFCEIAGRPVRVEVEPGRFLAAACGALVSRVTDRKQTLDNDKGKGHDFLMVDAGFCDLVRPAMYGAYHRISVVGRDLGAPTPLAVAGPLCESGDLFTRDADELVETRMLPAPNRGDFLVLHDAGAYGASMSSNYNSLGKAPQVWLGDSGPILAQRRETLADILALECNRPL, encoded by the coding sequence ATGGGCGATAATCGATTTACCGAAATGGACCTTCTGGAGAGAATCACGGAGCAGGTGGGGACGCCTTTTTTCCTCTATGATGCGGAAATTCTCCGAGATCGGATTCGACGGATCGTGGATCTCACGGCCAGTGAGGGTCTGCAGGCGCGTTATGCAATGAAAGCATTGTCGGTAGCCCCAGTTCTTCAGGAAATGCAGAAAGCCGGGCTCTGGATCGATGCAGTCTCGGGAAACGAAGTGCTTCGGGCCAAGGCCAGCGGCTATCCCATGGGAGCCCAGCCGCCTGAGGTTCTGCTGACCGCCGATGCCTTTCGTGACAACGCTCTGGAAGTCCTTCATGCCGAGGGTGTGCTTCCGAATCTGGGCTCACCAGGCCAACTGCACGAGTTGATCCAAGGTGGCTACAAGGGGTCCGCCGGAATTCGAGTCAATCCCGGCTTCGGGCACGGGCACGTTCAGTCGTGCGATACCGGAGGGCCCAGTTCGAAGCATGGGGTCTGGCCCGACGAACTGGCAGGCTTGGCACGTGCGGCCGAGGGAACCGATGTTTCTCTGGTTCTGCTCCATGCGCACGTCGGCAGTGGCCCGCAGATTGAGGAACTCGAGGGAAATCTTGAAAAACTTAGCGGCTTCTTCGCTGAAATGTTGGGCCTCTTTCCGGACCTCGAAGCAGTCAATCTCGGCGGGGGGTTCCCCCACGATTATCGTAACGAAGGGTCGATTGCCGACCTGTCCGGATTGGGACGGATTCTCAGGGCCGCTCGCGAACGCTTCTGCGAGATCGCAGGACGGCCTGTGCGCGTGGAGGTGGAGCCCGGCCGTTTCCTGGCAGCAGCCTGCGGGGCTCTGGTCTCGCGGGTGACGGATCGGAAGCAGACCCTTGATAACGACAAGGGCAAGGGGCACGATTTCCTGATGGTTGATGCGGGATTTTGTGATCTCGTGAGACCGGCAATGTACGGCGCCTACCATCGTATTTCTGTGGTGGGCCGCGATCTGGGCGCGCCGACTCCTCTCGCTGTCGCCGGGCCCTTATGTGAATCGGGAGATCTCTTTACTCGAGATGCGGACGAATTGGTGGAAACGCGGATGCTACCGGCTCCAAATCGGGGCGATTTTCTGGTGCTCCATGATGCCGGTGCCTACGGGGCCTCGATGTCCTCGAACTATAATTCACTCGGGAAGGCTCCTCAGGTCTGGCTCGGCGATTCGGGGCCGATTCTGGCGCAACGTCGCGAGACCCTCGCGGATATTCTCGCGCTGGAATGCAATCGTCCCCTCTAG